A portion of the Stigmatella aurantiaca DW4/3-1 genome contains these proteins:
- a CDS encoding DUF1986 domain-containing protein, with protein sequence MSNPVTVSAASNPLTRRKSWALIASMGAALAAGCGPEAAPETQATLGEASQEIVGGTNAAITDFPWQISFQSSSGSHFCGGSIIDANWILTAQHCVYEAANSPSHPSTVRVGAGSATRTGQVQIKQITDIIPYPGYSDATLGKDVALLRLSSPLTFNTSVKAIPLATAADVSAGRTDPGVVSTVTGWGTTSSGSSSLPTTLQKVDVPVVSNATASANYGMTITADQIAAGYAAGGKDSCQGDSGGPLVVNGASGKILAGVVSWGEGCALPNYPGLYARVSSFQPWINGIITKTPSSLLSQTGASAGSKAWKHYTITVPAGVSALTVAASGGSGDADLYVHTSTPTTSAYTCRPYASGNTEYCSIGSPRAGTWYVSLYGYTAASGVTLKATAY encoded by the coding sequence ATGAGCAACCCCGTGACTGTCTCTGCCGCTTCGAATCCGCTGACCCGCCGCAAGTCCTGGGCCCTGATTGCCAGCATGGGCGCGGCGCTTGCCGCCGGTTGTGGCCCCGAGGCAGCCCCCGAGACGCAGGCCACGCTGGGCGAGGCGTCGCAGGAGATCGTCGGTGGCACCAACGCCGCCATCACGGACTTCCCCTGGCAGATCTCCTTCCAGAGCTCCTCGGGCTCGCACTTCTGCGGCGGCTCCATCATCGACGCGAACTGGATCCTCACCGCCCAGCACTGCGTCTACGAGGCCGCGAACAGCCCCTCGCACCCGTCCACCGTGCGCGTCGGCGCCGGCAGCGCCACCCGCACCGGCCAGGTGCAGATCAAGCAGATCACCGACATCATCCCCTACCCGGGCTACAGCGACGCCACGCTGGGCAAGGACGTGGCGCTGCTGCGCCTGTCCTCCCCGCTGACCTTCAACACCTCGGTGAAGGCCATCCCCCTGGCGACCGCGGCCGATGTGTCGGCCGGCCGCACCGACCCGGGCGTCGTGTCCACGGTGACCGGTTGGGGCACCACCTCGTCGGGCAGCAGCAGCCTGCCCACGACGCTGCAGAAGGTGGACGTGCCCGTCGTCTCCAACGCGACGGCGAGCGCCAACTACGGCATGACCATCACCGCGGACCAGATCGCCGCGGGCTACGCCGCCGGTGGCAAGGACTCCTGCCAGGGTGACAGCGGTGGTCCGCTCGTGGTGAACGGCGCCAGCGGGAAGATCCTCGCGGGCGTGGTGAGCTGGGGCGAGGGCTGCGCGCTGCCGAACTACCCGGGCCTGTACGCGCGCGTGTCGTCCTTCCAGCCGTGGATCAACGGCATCATCACCAAGACGCCCTCCTCGCTCCTGTCGCAGACGGGCGCCTCGGCGGGTTCGAAGGCGTGGAAGCACTACACCATCACCGTGCCGGCCGGCGTCTCGGCCCTCACCGTGGCGGCGTCCGGCGGCTCCGGTGATGCGGACCTCTACGTGCACACCTCCACGCCCACGACCAGCGCCTACACCTGCCGCCCCTACGCGAGCGGGAACACCGAGTACTGCTCCATCGGCAGCCCCCGGGCGGGCACCTGGTACGTGTCCCTCTATGGCTACACCGCCGCTTCGGGCGTCACGCTGAAGGCGACCGCTTACTAG
- a CDS encoding YbaY family lipoprotein, whose product MTQAKSVLLGCLAALALSACASKAGATRKEAPAPAASSSPAAEAEAPAAPVPAPPLQVTGKVLYRERIALTPEAVVKVEVVETGSEKAEGGVIAEQSFAHPGQVPIPFTVDVAPERIRPDGSYFLRARILDGGRVYSSTEPIPVLTQGNKSSDVQVRVRLGS is encoded by the coding sequence ATGACTCAAGCCAAGTCGGTTTTGCTGGGATGTCTCGCCGCGCTCGCGTTGAGCGCCTGTGCCTCGAAGGCGGGGGCGACGCGGAAGGAGGCGCCGGCCCCGGCCGCTTCGTCTTCTCCGGCGGCGGAGGCGGAAGCCCCGGCGGCGCCCGTTCCGGCGCCCCCCCTTCAGGTGACGGGCAAGGTGCTCTACCGCGAGCGCATCGCGCTCACGCCGGAGGCGGTCGTGAAGGTCGAGGTGGTGGAGACGGGCTCGGAGAAGGCGGAAGGGGGCGTCATCGCCGAACAGTCCTTCGCGCACCCGGGACAGGTGCCCATCCCCTTCACGGTGGACGTGGCCCCGGAGCGCATCCGCCCGGACGGGAGCTATTTTCTGAGGGCGCGCATCCTGGATGGGGGCCGGGTCTACTCCTCGACCGAGCCCATTCCGGTGCTCACCCAGGGCAACAAGAGCAGTGACGTGCAGGTGCGCGTGCGCCTGGGGAGCTGA
- a CDS encoding M90 family metallopeptidase, translating into MSGLFRTLRRRRLLRRPFPAEWLGYLERRAPFLQKMAPEPRQRLLDLLKVFAWEKEFIGAGGFTITDEVRAVISATAARLVLYLDLSYYDRLREVIVYPDAFRIPDRTGVVLGEAKNWGTVILSWQSVLAGLSDPNDGHATATHEFAHVLDRQDGAFDGTPHLRRYSHYGAWAEVMGEHFQKLRQGQRAERQVMDDYGSVNEAEFFAVATESFFEKPWQMKEKTPDLYEELKRFYGWDPASTPP; encoded by the coding sequence ATGTCCGGACTCTTCCGCACCCTCCGGCGCCGCCGCCTGCTGCGCCGCCCCTTTCCCGCCGAGTGGCTCGGCTACCTGGAGCGGCGCGCGCCCTTTCTCCAGAAAATGGCGCCCGAGCCCCGCCAACGCCTGCTCGACCTGCTCAAGGTCTTCGCCTGGGAGAAGGAATTCATCGGCGCGGGCGGCTTCACCATCACCGACGAGGTGCGTGCCGTCATCTCCGCCACCGCCGCCCGCCTGGTGCTGTACCTCGACCTCTCCTATTACGACCGGTTGCGTGAAGTCATCGTCTACCCCGATGCCTTCCGGATTCCCGACCGCACGGGCGTCGTCCTCGGCGAGGCGAAGAACTGGGGCACCGTCATCCTCTCCTGGCAGTCGGTGCTCGCCGGCCTGAGCGATCCGAACGACGGCCACGCCACCGCCACGCACGAGTTCGCCCACGTCCTCGACCGCCAGGACGGCGCCTTCGACGGCACGCCCCACCTCCGGCGCTACTCACACTACGGCGCCTGGGCCGAGGTGATGGGCGAGCACTTCCAGAAGCTGCGCCAGGGCCAGCGCGCCGAGCGCCAGGTGATGGACGACTATGGCTCCGTCAACGAGGCGGAGTTCTTCGCCGTGGCCACCGAGTCCTTCTTCGAGAAGCCATGGCAGATGAAGGAGAAGACGCCGGACCTCTACGAGGAACTGAAGCGCTTCTATGGGTGGGACCCCGCAAGCACGCCCCCTTGA
- a CDS encoding ATP-binding protein, protein MDNNKMPAAAPPHLPLGAFIRAQHAQILKDWEQSVRQLPHAQRLSRPRLLDHLPDLLERIANVVETVHTGGAASLEDMPEIHALDRLDSGYDLDEVAAEYALLRTCILHFYGDSVKSGGTESMALAMREMVSFNRTFDEAVAAAVSRYAQARERTLVALDRISEAALGTENLDTFLPKLLRVILETTEAVDSVTLLLREDDTLKVRSSAGLDEEAMSGFSVRVGEGFAGQIAAQQRPLEVRSAATDPLVNSAAFRTRGTRALYGVPLLYGGEVIGVAHMGSRTAFEFSNEDKLLFRAMVSRATGLLVQAWLADSEQAARAEAEAQKQLLKLVIEQSGEAIIMADAQGAVRIVNAEAKRQQCCGLKQVGPSEWLIEGPLLTEDERPLKEEDFFIRRALQGELVTDARWKSRRKDGVARTFSGTAAPLRRPDGVLAGAVLTARDETERLHREQERTETLALLDLLLAAIPMDMAFLDRELRYVRVNEALARSNGLPAEAHLGKSVAEVVPEYASRFEPLLRRVLETGEALRGFEFSLAPANNPSGPVQHWVADYFPVRTRTGEVLGIGCIIVNITGRKQQEERLRQTAEFRERFMGVVSHDLRNPLNAILLSANVLLRTDGVHANHAKVARRIVASGERMVRMIGELLDFTRGRLGGGIPVHLHPCHLRQLCRHVLEELEISHPGRELRLNAQGHFPGMWDPDRLAQLLDNLGKNALDYSPAGTPVDFTLLDCGDTLRIEVHNEGPPIPPALMPVIFEPFRRAVAGDAHPTSGLGLGLFIVQQIAQAHGGTVSVNSQEGQGTTFTVQLPRHPPVGMPRQPGHLY, encoded by the coding sequence ATGGACAACAACAAAATGCCGGCGGCCGCCCCTCCGCACCTGCCCCTGGGGGCATTCATCCGCGCGCAGCACGCTCAAATCCTGAAGGACTGGGAGCAATCGGTCCGCCAGCTCCCCCATGCCCAAAGACTCTCCCGGCCCCGGCTCCTGGATCACCTGCCGGATCTCCTGGAGCGGATCGCCAACGTGGTGGAGACCGTGCACACCGGCGGCGCCGCCTCGCTCGAGGACATGCCGGAGATTCACGCCTTGGACCGGCTGGACTCGGGCTATGACCTGGATGAGGTCGCCGCGGAGTACGCCCTGCTGCGCACCTGCATCCTCCACTTCTATGGCGACTCCGTGAAGTCGGGTGGCACCGAGTCCATGGCGCTGGCGATGCGCGAGATGGTGTCGTTCAACCGGACGTTCGACGAAGCCGTGGCCGCCGCCGTGTCCCGGTACGCCCAAGCGCGCGAGCGGACACTGGTGGCGCTCGACCGGATCTCCGAGGCGGCCCTCGGAACAGAGAACCTGGACACCTTTCTGCCCAAGCTGCTGCGCGTCATCCTGGAGACCACGGAGGCGGTGGACAGTGTCACCCTGCTGCTCAGAGAGGACGACACCCTGAAGGTCCGTTCCTCGGCGGGCCTGGACGAAGAGGCCATGTCCGGCTTCAGCGTGCGGGTGGGAGAGGGGTTCGCCGGGCAGATCGCCGCCCAGCAGCGCCCGCTGGAGGTGCGCTCGGCGGCCACGGATCCACTGGTGAACAGCGCGGCGTTTCGGACCCGGGGAACCCGGGCGCTCTATGGCGTCCCCCTGCTCTACGGCGGAGAAGTCATCGGCGTGGCCCACATGGGGAGCCGGACCGCTTTCGAGTTCTCCAACGAAGACAAGCTCCTCTTCCGCGCCATGGTGAGCCGGGCCACGGGCCTGCTCGTCCAGGCCTGGCTCGCCGACAGCGAGCAGGCGGCCCGGGCGGAGGCCGAAGCGCAGAAGCAACTGCTGAAGCTCGTCATCGAGCAGAGCGGCGAGGCCATCATCATGGCGGATGCGCAGGGAGCGGTGCGCATCGTCAACGCCGAGGCGAAGCGGCAGCAGTGCTGCGGCCTGAAGCAGGTGGGCCCTTCGGAATGGCTCATCGAGGGACCCCTGCTCACGGAGGACGAGCGGCCCCTGAAGGAGGAGGACTTCTTCATCCGCCGCGCCCTCCAAGGAGAGCTGGTAACGGATGCCCGGTGGAAGTCGCGGCGGAAGGATGGCGTGGCGCGCACCTTCAGTGGCACCGCCGCCCCCCTGCGCCGGCCCGATGGCGTGCTGGCCGGGGCCGTGCTCACCGCCCGCGACGAGACCGAGCGGCTCCACCGTGAGCAAGAACGGACCGAGACGCTGGCGCTGCTCGATCTGCTGCTCGCCGCGATCCCCATGGACATGGCCTTCCTCGACCGGGAGCTGCGCTACGTCCGGGTCAACGAGGCCCTGGCCCGCTCCAACGGCCTGCCCGCGGAAGCCCACCTGGGCAAGAGCGTGGCCGAGGTCGTCCCGGAATACGCCTCCCGCTTCGAGCCCCTGCTGCGGCGGGTGCTGGAGACGGGCGAGGCGCTGAGAGGCTTCGAGTTCAGCCTCGCGCCCGCGAACAATCCCTCCGGCCCCGTTCAACACTGGGTAGCGGATTACTTTCCGGTGCGCACCCGGACGGGGGAGGTGCTCGGCATTGGCTGCATCATCGTCAACATCACCGGGCGCAAGCAGCAGGAAGAGCGGCTGCGGCAGACGGCGGAGTTCCGCGAGCGCTTCATGGGCGTCGTCTCGCACGATCTCCGCAATCCGCTCAACGCCATCCTCCTGTCCGCCAACGTGCTGCTGCGCACGGACGGCGTGCATGCCAACCATGCCAAGGTGGCCCGGCGCATCGTGGCCAGCGGGGAGCGCATGGTGCGGATGATTGGCGAACTGCTCGACTTCACCCGGGGACGCTTGGGCGGAGGCATTCCCGTCCATCTTCACCCCTGTCATCTGCGCCAGCTGTGCCGCCATGTCCTGGAGGAACTGGAGATCAGCCACCCCGGCCGCGAGCTGCGGTTGAACGCTCAGGGCCACTTCCCTGGGATGTGGGATCCGGACCGGCTCGCGCAGCTTCTGGACAACCTGGGCAAGAACGCGCTCGATTACAGCCCCGCGGGCACGCCCGTGGACTTCACGCTCCTCGACTGCGGCGACACCCTGCGGATCGAGGTCCACAATGAGGGGCCGCCCATTCCTCCGGCCCTCATGCCGGTCATCTTCGAGCCGTTCCGGAGGGCCGTGGCGGGCGACGCCCACCCAACCTCGGGACTGGGACTGGGGCTCTTCATCGTTCAGCAGATCGCCCAGGCCCACGGCGGCACCGTCTCGGTGAACTCCCAGGAGGGACAGGGAACCACCTTCACCGTGCAGCTTCCCCGGCACCCTCCGGTGGGCATGCCACGCCAGCCGGGGCACTTGTATTAA
- a CDS encoding MXAN_5453 family MXYO-CTERM-anchored protein — MRSLLSQTVLLGGALAASSAMAELPDYTPRIQARINLAGNPSGAYNLAPGNLLPGSYHVPLTLDRQLAFRLSITPEGHRAIWWGQNGQGSRIYLLPDLGEDTLASDTGLNSRGDIAFAVTYSSSNGIYLLNAADPSQVRIIREPIGANSWDTLDLNEAGQLGFRVSFSGVGRAHVRLNPSGQGYATEYLAKEQGVDPASPYFYLYSPGFNDLGQIAGVVDLQSVGSGVQELRVWTAEGNSQRIAASVAVDPASPIYRFASVQPALSNTGKVAFLGTFRDAQGRNLTTLWRWDGAALKVLAQNGQDGIKEVEFFPPDINDSGLVVFRAFDSAGMRAVWVSDGEGKKRVVSEHDILSSDLGDARVDQETPTSPVFGGSPKINARGDVTFVAGLAPPDNDQEEWGSGIYVAESSLPPPSPPDGGTDGGTDPDGGTDGGTDGGPDSGTDGGPDGGTDPDGGTDPDGGDEVDGGPSETPDGGPGDGGSGSTPDAGGDGGDVPESELATGGCGCQSTSATSLGAWVLLGLTRLLSVRRRRGRSAGGPWTV; from the coding sequence ATGCGCTCCCTTCTCTCTCAGACAGTGCTCCTCGGAGGCGCCCTCGCCGCGTCTTCCGCCATGGCCGAACTGCCGGACTACACCCCGCGGATCCAGGCGCGGATCAACCTGGCGGGCAATCCTTCCGGGGCCTACAACCTGGCGCCGGGTAACCTCTTGCCGGGCAGCTACCATGTGCCCTTGACCCTGGACCGGCAACTGGCGTTCCGGCTGTCCATCACGCCCGAGGGGCACCGCGCCATCTGGTGGGGCCAGAATGGGCAGGGCTCCCGGATCTACCTCCTCCCGGACCTGGGAGAGGACACGCTCGCCAGTGACACAGGCCTCAACTCGCGAGGAGACATCGCCTTCGCGGTGACCTACTCCTCCAGCAACGGCATCTACCTGCTCAACGCGGCGGACCCCAGCCAGGTGCGCATTATTCGGGAGCCGATCGGCGCGAACAGTTGGGACACGTTGGATCTCAACGAGGCGGGGCAACTGGGCTTCCGGGTGAGCTTCTCCGGCGTGGGCCGCGCCCATGTGCGCCTGAATCCCTCGGGACAGGGCTACGCCACGGAGTACCTCGCCAAGGAGCAAGGGGTCGACCCGGCGAGCCCTTACTTCTACTTGTACTCGCCTGGGTTCAATGACCTGGGACAGATCGCGGGGGTGGTGGATTTGCAGTCGGTGGGGTCGGGGGTTCAGGAATTGCGCGTCTGGACCGCCGAGGGGAACTCACAACGCATTGCAGCGTCGGTGGCCGTGGATCCGGCATCGCCCATCTACCGCTTCGCCTCGGTGCAGCCGGCCCTCTCCAACACGGGCAAGGTGGCCTTCCTGGGAACGTTTCGTGACGCGCAAGGTCGCAACCTGACCACGCTCTGGCGGTGGGATGGGGCCGCTCTGAAAGTGCTGGCTCAGAACGGCCAGGACGGCATCAAGGAGGTGGAGTTCTTCCCTCCGGACATCAATGACAGCGGGCTGGTGGTCTTCCGCGCCTTCGACAGCGCGGGGATGCGCGCGGTGTGGGTGAGCGATGGCGAGGGGAAGAAGCGAGTGGTGTCCGAGCATGACATCCTCTCCTCGGATCTCGGTGATGCGCGCGTGGACCAGGAGACGCCCACGTCGCCGGTGTTTGGTGGTTCGCCGAAGATCAACGCCCGGGGGGATGTCACGTTTGTCGCGGGGTTGGCCCCGCCGGACAACGACCAGGAGGAGTGGGGCTCCGGCATTTATGTCGCGGAGTCCTCGCTGCCTCCGCCCAGCCCGCCGGATGGCGGCACGGATGGGGGCACGGACCCGGATGGGGGCACGGACGGAGGGACGGACGGAGGACCGGATAGTGGCACCGATGGGGGGCCGGACGGAGGCACGGACCCGGATGGCGGCACGGACCCGGACGGTGGGGATGAGGTGGATGGAGGGCCGTCCGAAACGCCGGATGGGGGACCGGGAGACGGTGGGTCCGGTTCTACTCCGGATGCGGGAGGAGACGGCGGGGACGTGCCGGAGTCCGAATTGGCAACGGGCGGTTGTGGGTGTCAGTCGACCTCGGCCACGTCGCTCGGGGCGTGGGTGCTGCTCGGTTTGACGCGTCTGCTTTCGGTGCGCCGCCGCCGTGGCAGAAGCGCAGGGGGTCCCTGGACAGTGTGA
- a CDS encoding flavin monoamine oxidase family protein: MARTHLMSLVLSALRTARRAQAAGVPVVEYAAMQQERSRFNRRSFLHLTAGAAGAATLAACGDEGGASPEDVVIVGGGTAGLHCAYRLRRLGIDAQVYEASKRVGGRMFTARNVFPEGQTAELGGELIDTGHLTLHDLSEELGIELLDFEKEDASLSRLVAMFDGNRLTEEQILQGFAPIAERIDAALATLEDPEEYITYRTPNGAQALDQLSLRAWMDVADIPASDPVRKLIELAYVGEFGLETDVCNSLNLLTFISTDTTRFELFGESDERYRSKGGNELFPQRLAERLGPGQIHLEHRLRAVKSLSDGRYQLTFDAAGRTQEVKADHVVLALPFSVLRNVDLQVELPAVKRKAIQELGYGTNAKLMVGFSARPWRDGYMSDGSTYSDVGYMQTWETSRQQPGTSGIITNFTGGAKGLAVGEGTTDSQVSAFLDGFDQVFPGVKEVANGSAARMHWPSHEFTRGSYSAYKVGQFTTISGAEIERVGNLHFCGEHTSLDAQGFMEGAALTGAMAAAEVAGDLGLQVEEALGPGARIMARAQSARVHGRWLDAARRASRRRAG; encoded by the coding sequence ATGGCCCGCACCCATTTGATGAGCCTGGTCCTGAGTGCATTGCGTACTGCCCGGAGGGCGCAAGCCGCCGGGGTCCCGGTGGTCGAGTACGCGGCAATGCAGCAAGAGCGCTCCCGGTTCAACCGACGCTCCTTCCTCCATCTCACGGCGGGGGCCGCGGGGGCCGCGACGCTCGCGGCCTGCGGTGACGAGGGCGGCGCGTCTCCGGAGGACGTGGTCATCGTGGGAGGAGGCACGGCGGGCCTGCACTGTGCTTACCGGCTGAGGCGGCTGGGGATCGACGCTCAGGTTTACGAGGCGTCGAAGCGGGTGGGCGGACGGATGTTCACGGCGCGCAATGTCTTCCCGGAAGGGCAGACGGCCGAGCTGGGCGGGGAGCTCATCGATACCGGCCACCTCACGCTGCACGATCTGTCCGAGGAGCTGGGCATCGAGCTGTTGGACTTCGAGAAGGAAGACGCCAGCCTGTCGCGGCTGGTGGCGATGTTCGATGGGAACCGGCTCACCGAGGAGCAGATCCTTCAGGGGTTCGCGCCCATCGCGGAGCGCATCGACGCGGCCCTGGCGACGCTGGAGGATCCCGAGGAGTACATCACCTACCGGACCCCCAACGGCGCCCAGGCGCTGGACCAGCTCTCGCTGCGGGCGTGGATGGATGTGGCGGACATCCCCGCGTCGGATCCCGTGCGCAAGCTCATCGAGCTGGCCTATGTGGGAGAGTTTGGCCTGGAGACGGATGTCTGCAACAGCCTGAACCTGCTGACGTTCATCTCCACGGACACCACCCGCTTCGAGCTGTTCGGGGAGTCGGACGAGCGCTACCGGTCCAAGGGCGGCAATGAGCTCTTTCCGCAGCGGCTGGCGGAGCGGCTGGGGCCGGGACAGATCCACCTGGAGCACCGGCTGCGCGCGGTGAAGTCCCTGTCGGACGGCCGGTACCAGCTGACCTTCGACGCCGCGGGGCGCACCCAGGAGGTGAAGGCGGACCATGTGGTGTTGGCCCTGCCCTTCTCCGTGCTGCGGAACGTGGACCTGCAAGTGGAGCTGCCGGCGGTGAAGCGCAAGGCCATCCAGGAGCTGGGCTACGGCACCAACGCGAAGCTGATGGTGGGCTTCTCCGCGCGTCCGTGGCGCGACGGGTACATGTCCGATGGAAGCACGTACTCGGATGTGGGCTACATGCAGACGTGGGAGACGAGCCGCCAGCAGCCGGGCACGTCTGGAATCATCACCAACTTCACGGGCGGCGCGAAGGGCCTCGCCGTGGGGGAGGGGACGACCGATTCGCAGGTGTCGGCCTTCCTGGATGGCTTCGACCAGGTCTTCCCGGGCGTGAAGGAAGTCGCCAACGGCTCGGCGGCGCGGATGCACTGGCCCAGCCACGAGTTCACGCGCGGCAGCTACTCCGCCTACAAAGTAGGCCAGTTCACGACGATCTCGGGCGCGGAGATCGAACGGGTGGGCAATCTGCACTTCTGCGGCGAGCACACCAGCCTGGATGCGCAGGGCTTCATGGAAGGGGCCGCGCTCACCGGAGCGATGGCGGCGGCCGAGGTGGCCGGGGATCTGGGGCTCCAGGTGGAGGAGGCGCTGGGGCCCGGTGCGCGCATCATGGCGCGGGCGCAGTCGGCGCGGGTGCACGGGCGCTGGTTGGACGCCGCCCGGCGGGCCTCGCGGCGGCGCGCGGGCTGA
- the yjjJ gene encoding type II toxin-antitoxin system HipA family toxin YjjJ, which translates to MTSVNLLLEALDRLPTARASDLSKQLEVSQPTVSRLITAAGERVCRMGAGRQTRYARTRTLLPLGTRVPVYRIDEEGRIHPHGVLHFLTHRRHWLAREEGLSELFDGFPPFAEDMAPQGYIGRSFAARHLELKLPPRLQDWTEDHALLALAQRGEDCVGNLIIGDESLNRFLAEPPSPSSRSDYPQIAQAALSRQPGSSAGGEQPKFATCAEDRHVIVKFAGGDDGAAAQRWKDLLVCERYALDAVRAAGFAAATAQWLDVEAYRFLEVTRFDRVGLRGRRPLLSLRAIDNEYLGLGGTWTRVAQGLLSARHISAEDARSVRWLDTFGQLIGNTDRHLGNLSFFVEGPRKFRLAPVYDMLPMVFAPQGTSLSEPRFVPAPPSADTLDVWGHAARCARDYWGTLASSPEFSGPFRERCLQAGEAVDRLIRQSPV; encoded by the coding sequence ATGACCTCCGTGAATCTCCTCCTAGAGGCGCTCGATCGCCTGCCGACCGCTCGGGCAAGCGACCTCAGCAAGCAGCTCGAGGTCTCTCAACCCACCGTGTCGCGGCTCATCACGGCGGCGGGAGAGCGCGTTTGCCGGATGGGGGCCGGACGTCAGACCCGGTATGCACGCACCCGGACACTGCTTCCCCTGGGGACACGGGTCCCGGTCTACCGAATCGACGAGGAGGGGAGAATCCACCCGCACGGGGTGCTTCACTTTCTCACCCACCGCCGTCACTGGCTTGCCCGGGAAGAGGGGCTGTCTGAACTCTTTGACGGCTTCCCCCCGTTCGCGGAGGACATGGCCCCTCAGGGCTACATCGGCCGTAGCTTCGCGGCACGGCACCTGGAGCTGAAACTCCCCCCGCGCCTCCAAGACTGGACGGAAGACCACGCGCTCCTGGCATTGGCCCAGCGGGGAGAGGACTGCGTCGGCAATCTCATCATCGGCGATGAGTCGCTCAATCGGTTTCTGGCGGAGCCGCCCTCCCCTTCCTCCCGGAGCGACTATCCCCAGATTGCGCAAGCGGCCCTGTCGAGGCAACCCGGCTCCTCCGCGGGCGGCGAGCAACCCAAGTTCGCGACCTGTGCTGAAGACCGGCACGTCATCGTGAAGTTCGCGGGGGGCGACGACGGTGCGGCCGCACAGCGGTGGAAGGACCTGCTCGTCTGCGAGCGCTATGCGCTGGACGCGGTCCGCGCCGCGGGCTTCGCTGCCGCAACGGCGCAGTGGCTGGATGTCGAGGCATACCGCTTCCTGGAAGTGACCCGCTTCGACAGGGTCGGCCTGCGAGGACGAAGGCCCTTGCTGTCCCTGCGCGCCATCGACAACGAATACCTTGGCCTCGGAGGCACCTGGACCCGGGTGGCCCAGGGACTTCTCTCCGCACGCCACATCAGCGCGGAGGACGCCCGGAGCGTGCGCTGGCTCGACACCTTCGGACAGCTCATCGGAAACACCGACCGGCACCTGGGCAACCTCTCCTTCTTCGTGGAGGGCCCCAGGAAGTTCCGGCTCGCGCCTGTCTACGACATGCTCCCGATGGTCTTCGCGCCCCAGGGAACCAGCCTCTCCGAGCCTCGGTTCGTTCCCGCCCCCCCGTCCGCGGACACGCTCGACGTCTGGGGGCATGCGGCACGCTGCGCGCGGGACTATTGGGGCACGCTCGCGTCCTCGCCCGAGTTCAGCGGCCCATTCCGGGAGCGATGCCTCCAAGCCGGAGAGGCCGTTGACCGCCTCATCCGCCAGTCTCCTGTCTAA
- a CDS encoding 5-methylcytosine restriction system specificity protein McrC, protein MTPWVLTEWEWAELPLSAEDLLAAQSYLGSALTAEPSARGFRLRAHGVAGMVALPGGVLHLRPQVPSLHLLALADYAAKGLSWGEDLVGMAEAEELLPLLGALFLRRVERLARGGWVHGYREEEAGQPVLRGRWLAGRDIAQPPTHRHRLTCRFDEFTRDVAPNRLLLAALRVLERARTFGPPVAARARALAATLDGVQARAEVHAAETMLASDRRFAAYGPAAKLARLILESTGVQAAPGPHPLSSFILRLAPLFEAAVTRALVQVAEARGLACHVQRPLVLDTEGRLLLVPDAVVEQGGARLVIDAKYKFPAKGLPPADDFQQIVTYLACVGTHRGALVLPALGAVPEEETLRLMTFGRTSQVRVVKVPLGGPAATLGRALESTAERLVSWLGNPPLPVLTGVLEPKIYSAFETSISK, encoded by the coding sequence ATGACGCCGTGGGTGCTCACCGAGTGGGAGTGGGCCGAGCTGCCGCTCTCCGCCGAGGACCTTCTCGCCGCCCAGTCGTACTTGGGCTCCGCGCTCACGGCCGAGCCCTCCGCCCGTGGCTTCCGCCTGCGCGCCCACGGGGTCGCGGGGATGGTGGCCCTGCCGGGCGGGGTGTTGCACCTGCGGCCCCAGGTGCCCTCTCTGCACCTGCTGGCCCTGGCCGATTACGCGGCGAAGGGCCTGTCCTGGGGCGAGGACCTCGTGGGCATGGCCGAGGCGGAGGAGCTGCTTCCCCTGCTCGGCGCGCTCTTCCTGCGCCGCGTGGAGCGGCTGGCGCGCGGAGGCTGGGTGCACGGCTATCGGGAAGAGGAGGCGGGGCAGCCGGTCCTCCGAGGGCGATGGCTGGCGGGCAGGGACATCGCCCAGCCGCCGACGCATCGCCACCGGCTCACCTGCCGGTTCGATGAGTTCACCCGGGACGTGGCGCCCAACCGCCTGTTGCTCGCGGCGCTGCGAGTGCTGGAGCGCGCCAGGACCTTCGGCCCGCCCGTGGCGGCGCGGGCCCGCGCGCTGGCGGCCACGCTGGATGGCGTGCAAGCGCGGGCAGAGGTCCACGCCGCCGAAACGATGCTGGCCTCGGATCGACGCTTCGCCGCGTATGGGCCCGCCGCCAAGCTCGCACGCCTCATCCTGGAGAGCACCGGCGTCCAGGCCGCGCCGGGGCCACACCCGCTCTCCTCCTTCATCCTCCGGTTGGCCCCCCTCTTCGAGGCCGCCGTCACCCGGGCCCTGGTCCAGGTGGCAGAGGCCAGAGGGCTGGCGTGCCATGTCCAGCGCCCCCTCGTTCTCGACACCGAGGGACGGCTCCTCCTCGTCCCGGATGCCGTCGTCGAACAAGGAGGTGCACGCCTCGTCATCGACGCCAAGTACAAGTTCCCCGCGAAGGGGCTGCCACCGGCGGACGACTTCCAGCAGATCGTCACCTATCTGGCGTGCGTGGGAACGCACCGAGGTGCGCTGGTTCTGCCAGCGCTCGGGGCCGTGCCTGAAGAGGAGACCCTGCGCCTGATGACCTTCGGCCGCACGAGCCAAGTGCGCGTGGTGAAGGTCCCTTTGGGAGGGCCCGCGGCCACGCTGGGCCGGGCGCTGGAGTCCACCGCCGAGCGGCTCGTGTCCTGGTTGGGGAACCCTCCGCTGCCCGTTCTCACCGGGGTTCTTGAGCCAAAGATCTATTCAGCATTCGAGACTTCGATCTCGAAATAG